Genomic DNA from Taurinivorans muris:
CAAACATGTGAGTTATGCGGAGCTTATAAGCGGTTCTATCGATATCGACGGAAAAAAAGTGCCGACACATCCGCTTACTTCCTATCAGCGTTCTTTGGAAATAGCCGAAGAGCTGAAAAAGCGGATAGAAAAAGGAGCATTTTTATTAACCCAGCCGGTGGAAAATATTGAAGCGTATTAAAAAAAATCTTGACAAGCGAAAAAGAAGGGAATAATTAAATAATTAATTCAAATGAGGAATTAAAGAATGAATAACACTATGCATAACCAAGCAACGTTCAACAGCTTTTACTTTAGCTATTATTATGGAGAAAGTGCCTGTGGTTATGGGTATTGTGTTTAGTCATATCTAAAAAAATACTATGAAAACCACGGCACATTAGGTCCGTGGTTTTTTTTATTTTCTGAAAAACGTCACGGATGAAATAAAATGCTGTGGAAAAGGAGATTGTTATGAGTATCGGTAAAAAAATTCGTTTGGAACGCATTTTCAATCGTGAAACGAACCGCTGTATTATTGTTCCCATGGACCATGGTGTTTCTGTCGGTCCATGCCAGGGGCTTGTCAACATGCGTGAAACCGTGCAGGATATGTCTGTCGGCGGAGCGGACGCCGTGCTTATGCACAAAGGTTTGGTGCGCTGCGGGCATAGAACGAGCGGAAAGGATTTGGGGCTTATCGTGCATTTATCCGCTTCAACGGATTTATCTCCCCATGCCAATTCAAAAACTTTGGTCGCAACGGTTGAAGAAGCTATCCGTCTCGGAGCGGACGCCGTATCCATTCATGTAAATATCGGTGATGAATTGGAACGTGAAATGCTTGCTCAAATGGGAAGAGTGAGCGAGGCGACCGAAAGATGGGGTATGCCGCTTCTTGCCATGGTATATGCCCGCGGTCCGAAAATTCAAAATTCCTATGATCCGGATTTGATCGCCCACTGCGCAAGGGTCGGGGTCGAACTTGGCGCCGATGTCGTAAAAGTTCCTTACTCCGGCGATATGGACAGTTTCGCCCATGTTGTTGAATCTTGCTGCATTCCTGTTGTCATCGCAGGCGGGGCGAAAATGAATTCCACAAAAGACTTTTTGCAGGTTGTGCATGATTCCGTAAAAGCGGGCGGAGCGGGTTTATCTGTCGGACGCAATGTTTTCCAACATCCGAACAGACGTCAGCTGCTTCATGTTTTGCGCGGTGTCGTGCATGAAGGCTGGACCATGGAAAAAGCCTTGCAGGAAATGGGAGAAGAATAATGAAACGTACTGTTTTTGCTGAAATTTCGCCCTTTGATAAGGATGCCGTTTTGCTTGCTCTTGAGGCCGGTGTCGACGGTATTGTTACGGAAGACGCTCATATCGAAGAAATCAAGGGCTTGGCAAGAGTACAGTTTCTAGGCATGTCAGGCGTCAAATGCTTTGCCTTGGATAAAAAGGAAGACGAACTCGCGTATGAGAACGCCGTGCGCCAAAATCCCGCTGTTTTGCATACGTTGACGAAATTTGAAATCATTCCGGTGGAAAATCTTTTGGCGAAACCTGACATCGCGCAGAATATTTGCCTGACTGTCAATTCCTATGCCGAAGCGAAGCTCGCTTTTGGAATTTTGGAACGGGGCGTTGAAAAAATCATCGTTTCCGGGCAGGGTTTGGCTGATATCCGAAAAATAATGGAATTAGCCCAAACCGGCGGCGAAACCATGCAGCTTGAAGCCGCCGTGATTACCAAAATCCAGACTGTGGGTTTGGGGCACAGGGTTTGCGTTGACACGCTGTCCGTGCTTGAAACGGGGCAGGGCATGCTGTGCGGCAATTCTTCCGCTTTCACCTTTTTGGTCCATGCGGAAACGGAAGATAACGAATACGTCAATTCAAGACCGTTTCGGGTCAATGCGGGCGGCGTGCATGCCTACGCCATGATGCCCAATGATAAGACCAGTTATTTGCAGGAACTCCGTTCAGGTTCGGAAGTGCTTGTCGTGGATAAAAACGGACACTGCAAAAGTGCCGTTGTCGGAAGGGTGAAAATTGAAGTGCGACCCATGCTTATGGTTGAAGCAAAAACAAAGGACGGCAAAACAGGCGGTATTTTCCTGCAAAACGCGGAAACTATCCGTTTGGTCGGAAAAAACGGCAAACCTGTGAGCGTTGTTTCCCTCAAAGAGGGGGATGAGGTTTTATGCCATTTGGATTGTGCAGGACGCCATTTTGGCATGCGTGTTGAAGAAAATATTACGGAATGACGAATGGACACCGAAGCATTAACAATATTGCGAAAAGAAATAGACTTGCTGGATGGCGCTCTTTTGGATTTACTCCAAAAAAGAGCGTATTTAAGCAAGCAAGTTGCAAAAGCGAAACAGGGCGGAACAATTTTTTATCCTTTGCGGGAGAAAGAAATCGTAGCAAAATTGCAGGAACTCAATCTTTCTGCGTCGGGTGAAGAGAAAAAGCAGGTTTTGCCGTCTGAAAGCATCAGGCATATTTGGACGGAGATTTTTTCTTGCTCTCGTTCATTGCAGCAAAAAACATCGTTGGCTTTTTTGGGACCTGCGGGTACTTTTTCTCATTTTGCAGGTTTGGAACTCATGGGAAAAAGTCTGAATTTTGTGCCCTGCCATGATTTTAATGCTATTTTTGCGAAAGTGCATGCCGGAGAAGTGCGGTACGGGCTTGTGCCTTTGGAAAATTCTTTGCAGGGAACTGTTGGGCAATGCCTTGATTTATTTGAAGAATATCCTGTATCCATTGTTGCGGAGCATTACAGCGGCATTTGCCAGTGTTTGCTTTCCAAACAGCAGGATATGCGGCGTATTGAAGTAATTTATTCACACCCGCAGGCGCTTATGCAAAGTCACGAGTTCTTGCGGACCCATTGCCCCAATGCGCGGCTTGTGGAAATGAGTTCGACGGCGGAGGCGGCAAAACGGGCAGTGACGGAAGAAAATGCGGCGACTGTCGGGCATGAGGGGCTTGCGGAGCTTTGCGGGGAAAATGTTCCTTTCCATGTTTTGGCAAAAGACATCGCAGGCAGCAAAGAAAATATCACCCGCTTCGCTTTGATTGCGAAAGAGCAAAATTCGGGTGTGTTCAGAAAGCCCAAAACTTCTTTCACCTTTACCG
This window encodes:
- a CDS encoding 2-amino-3,7-dideoxy-D-threo-hept-6-ulosonate synthase, whose translation is MSIGKKIRLERIFNRETNRCIIVPMDHGVSVGPCQGLVNMRETVQDMSVGGADAVLMHKGLVRCGHRTSGKDLGLIVHLSASTDLSPHANSKTLVATVEEAIRLGADAVSIHVNIGDELEREMLAQMGRVSEATERWGMPLLAMVYARGPKIQNSYDPDLIAHCARVGVELGADVVKVPYSGDMDSFAHVVESCCIPVVIAGGAKMNSTKDFLQVVHDSVKAGGAGLSVGRNVFQHPNRRQLLHVLRGVVHEGWTMEKALQEMGEE
- a CDS encoding 3-dehydroquinate synthase II, producing the protein MKRTVFAEISPFDKDAVLLALEAGVDGIVTEDAHIEEIKGLARVQFLGMSGVKCFALDKKEDELAYENAVRQNPAVLHTLTKFEIIPVENLLAKPDIAQNICLTVNSYAEAKLAFGILERGVEKIIVSGQGLADIRKIMELAQTGGETMQLEAAVITKIQTVGLGHRVCVDTLSVLETGQGMLCGNSSAFTFLVHAETEDNEYVNSRPFRVNAGGVHAYAMMPNDKTSYLQELRSGSEVLVVDKNGHCKSAVVGRVKIEVRPMLMVEAKTKDGKTGGIFLQNAETIRLVGKNGKPVSVVSLKEGDEVLCHLDCAGRHFGMRVEENITE
- a CDS encoding bifunctional chorismate mutase/prephenate dehydratase; this translates as MDTEALTILRKEIDLLDGALLDLLQKRAYLSKQVAKAKQGGTIFYPLREKEIVAKLQELNLSASGEEKKQVLPSESIRHIWTEIFSCSRSLQQKTSLAFLGPAGTFSHFAGLELMGKSLNFVPCHDFNAIFAKVHAGEVRYGLVPLENSLQGTVGQCLDLFEEYPVSIVAEHYSGICQCLLSKQQDMRRIEVIYSHPQALMQSHEFLRTHCPNARLVEMSSTAEAAKRAVTEENAATVGHEGLAELCGENVPFHVLAKDIAGSKENITRFALIAKEQNSGVFRKPKTSFTFTVVDKAGALSQVLQILHKADINLSKLESRPSYHAVPGSAWQYRFFADAQADLREKPELTLALKEFCYDIRILGVYENLL